One genomic segment of Methanothermobacter wolfeii includes these proteins:
- a CDS encoding monovalent cation/H+ antiporter complex subunit F, with translation MGLLIVSEYVLMASLAVFSIAAVRIATRKSIGMGLVGISGLSIAIATLLILINRVYGIGFCRDIAYALVLLGPVGTIAFARVLRG, from the coding sequence ATGGGTTTACTGATAGTCTCAGAGTATGTTCTCATGGCATCGCTTGCAGTATTCAGCATAGCAGCCGTCAGGATAGCCACAAGGAAAAGTATAGGCATGGGTCTCGTGGGTATCTCAGGACTCAGCATCGCCATTGCAACACTCCTTATACTCATAAACAGGGTCTACGGAATCGGGTTCTGTCGTGATATTGCATATGCACTGGTCCTTCTCGGACCCGTGGGTACAATAGCCTTTG